Proteins from a single region of Hymenobacter aquaticus:
- a CDS encoding DHH family phosphoesterase: MSTISDLKELLAQPRQIFITTHHKPDADALGSSLGLAGYLRKKGHHVTVVTPSDYPSFLAWMPGNDEVIVYDARQNDAQVREIIGTAEVIFCLDFSCLGRINEMGEYIRTAPGTKVLIDHHLEPEQFADLDFSNPKAAATAELVFEVIRDLGDQDMIDVGIGESLYAGIMTDTGSFRHPSTSRNVHLIIAELLNAGIDLSSVHRRIYDSHSEMRLRFLGFVLKDKLVVLREYNTAYIAITQDELRQYQSKTGDTEGLVNFALSIEGVVFAAVLIDRGQAVKISFRSVGDFSVNEFARKNFNGGGHHNAAGGISYEALEPTVQRFLSLLPQYQTQLVTAPLAVAPPSV; the protein is encoded by the coding sequence ATGTCCACTATCAGCGACCTGAAGGAGCTGCTCGCGCAGCCCCGGCAGATTTTCATCACCACGCACCACAAGCCCGATGCCGACGCGCTGGGCTCTTCCCTGGGTCTGGCGGGCTACCTCCGCAAAAAGGGACACCACGTCACCGTCGTCACGCCTTCCGACTACCCGAGCTTCCTGGCCTGGATGCCGGGCAACGACGAGGTAATCGTGTACGACGCCCGGCAGAACGACGCGCAGGTCCGCGAGATTATCGGCACGGCCGAAGTCATTTTCTGCCTCGACTTCAGCTGCCTGGGCCGCATCAACGAGATGGGCGAGTACATCCGCACCGCGCCCGGCACCAAGGTGCTGATCGACCATCACCTGGAGCCCGAGCAGTTTGCCGACCTCGACTTCTCGAACCCTAAGGCCGCCGCGACGGCCGAGCTGGTGTTCGAGGTAATCCGGGACCTGGGCGACCAGGACATGATTGACGTGGGCATCGGCGAGAGCCTCTACGCCGGTATTATGACCGACACGGGCTCGTTTCGCCACCCCAGCACCTCGCGCAACGTGCACCTCATTATTGCCGAGCTGCTCAACGCCGGCATCGACCTCTCGTCGGTACACCGCCGCATCTACGACTCGCACTCCGAAATGCGCCTGCGCTTCCTGGGCTTCGTGCTCAAGGATAAGCTGGTGGTGCTGCGCGAGTACAACACGGCCTACATTGCCATTACCCAGGACGAGCTGCGCCAGTACCAGTCCAAAACCGGGGATACCGAGGGCCTGGTCAACTTCGCGCTCAGCATCGAGGGCGTCGTGTTTGCCGCCGTGCTCATCGACCGGGGCCAGGCCGTGAAGATTTCCTTCCGCTCCGTCGGCGACTTCTCCGTGAACGAGTTTGCCCGCAAGAATTTCAACGGCGGCGGCCATCATAATGCGGCCGGTGGCATCAGCTACGAGGCCCTGGAGCCCACGGTGCAGCGTTTTCTCTCGCTGCTGCCCCAGTATCAGACCCAGCTTGTGACGGCCCCCTTGGCGGTTGCGCCCCCTTCGGTGTAA
- a CDS encoding FKBP-type peptidyl-prolyl cis-trans isomerase, whose product MFLQRNFLSLALAAGVLGLASCNKGGGDFTKTKSGIEYKVFKNEGGKYSDRSVAAEGDATYKDRLGKILALNVEYRTAKDSVLFNSRKQQGIPMRIKLQEVTTKGGIEEALALLQPGDSAVFKFNVDTIFAKSFKQPVPPFMKKAGNTMTMYVKAEKLQTEEEAKAAQQTEMEAQQKKMMAYAEQQLKKDDVILQEYIKKNNLTAQKDPSGVYYVITKPGAGAKPTSGQTVSVLYKGTLLDGKVFDSSEKMGNKPIEFPLGVGQVIPGWDKGIALLNKGAKATLLIPSSLAYGQRGAGADIPADAPLRFDVELVDVK is encoded by the coding sequence ATGTTTCTTCAACGCAATTTTCTGAGCCTGGCCCTTGCTGCCGGCGTTCTGGGCCTGGCCTCCTGCAACAAGGGCGGCGGTGACTTTACCAAAACCAAATCGGGCATCGAGTACAAAGTCTTCAAAAACGAAGGTGGCAAGTACAGCGACCGGTCGGTAGCCGCCGAGGGCGACGCTACTTACAAAGACCGGTTGGGCAAGATTCTGGCGCTGAACGTGGAATACCGCACGGCCAAGGACTCGGTGCTGTTCAACTCGCGCAAGCAGCAGGGCATCCCGATGCGCATCAAGCTGCAGGAAGTAACCACCAAGGGTGGCATTGAAGAAGCCCTGGCCCTGCTCCAGCCCGGCGACTCGGCCGTGTTCAAGTTCAACGTGGACACCATCTTCGCCAAGTCGTTCAAGCAGCCCGTGCCGCCGTTCATGAAGAAGGCCGGCAACACGATGACCATGTACGTGAAGGCCGAAAAGCTCCAGACTGAAGAGGAGGCCAAAGCCGCCCAGCAGACGGAGATGGAAGCCCAGCAGAAGAAAATGATGGCCTACGCCGAGCAGCAGCTCAAGAAGGACGACGTGATTCTGCAGGAGTACATCAAGAAAAACAACCTGACGGCCCAGAAAGACCCGTCGGGCGTGTACTATGTGATAACCAAACCCGGCGCCGGCGCTAAGCCCACCTCCGGCCAGACGGTTTCGGTGCTTTACAAGGGCACGCTGCTCGACGGCAAGGTGTTCGACTCGTCGGAAAAAATGGGCAATAAGCCAATCGAGTTTCCGCTGGGCGTCGGCCAGGTGATTCCGGGCTGGGACAAGGGCATTGCCCTGCTCAACAAGGGCGCCAAGGCTACCCTGCTGATTCCTTCGTCGCTGGCCTACGGGCAGCGCGGCGCCGGCGCCGACATTCCGGCCGACGCGCCCCTGCGTTTCGACGTGGAACTCGTGGATGTTAAGTAG